A stretch of DNA from Limnothrix sp. FACHB-406:
TCGATTATCAAAACCCGATTCCCAAGGATCTCCCGGCCGGTACGCCAACGGTTTATGACGTACATGCCCTGGGAAATCCACTGCTTTGGTGGCTGACGGCGGGGGCGTTGGTTGTGGCCCTGTGGTGGTTGGGGCGGTACAGGTGGCGATCGATCGCGCAACCGGCCGCTTTGGCGAACCCCTTGGTCAGCACCGATTATTTGGAAAGTCCCGTGGTGCGGTTGGGATCCCACCGCTGGCAATTGCGGCTGATGTGGGAACGATCGGGCGCGATCGGGGCCGCCGCGCGATCGCCTGAAGTTTTGATGCTGACCTATTGCCTGGTGAACTACGGGGCGAACTGGCTGCCCTGGGCCAAGGTCTCTCGTTGCACCTTTCTCTACCACTACATGGGAGCGTTTGTGTTTTCGAGCTTGGTCTTGGCTTGGCTGCTCGATCGGCTCTGGCAATCCCGCTCCGATCGCCCCCTCTCGATCGCCGCCATGATTTTGATTGGGCTGTCTTTTCTGTTTTGGCTGCCCGTTTATTTGGGCTGGCCCCTCACCCCCTTTGACTGGCAACTGCGGATTTGGGGAATTGAGGGTGTGCGCTGGTTGCCTTACTGGATTTAACGATCTTCGGGTGGGCCGCAGCGGGTCGATCGGGTCGATCGTCCCGATCATGATCAACCGTCGCGCCGCAGGAAGTCACAAGCTGCGCCTAGGTGTATCACCCCACAAGTTCCCCCGAGAATGCCAGAATCAAACCACCGTCCTCAGCGATTCTGATGCCTGCGCGAAGGCTGTAACCCAGACTCGTTCAAGTCTCGGCACGTTTTTCATCGGAGCACTTTCGTCGGCTGCTGCAATTTGCTGCGCAGGTTTCTCTCAGCCGCAACAAATTGCAACATGGAAACCCAAGCGAGGCCTGGTTTTCCATTCCTGATCCTGACCATGCCCCACCCGCACCGTTAGACACCCTATGAAACTCGTGCAACCCATCCAGTCGATCCCGAAGCGGTTCCGACAACTACGCTTGCGCTGGTTGGTCGTGCCGCTCGTCCTGCAAGTGGCCGGGGCCGTTGGACTCACGGGATGGCTCTCACTGCGAAATGGCCAGCGGGCCGTGAATGACCTCGCGGCCAGGCTCAGTGGCGAAATTGCGGCCAAGGTGGAACAGCATGTGCAGGGGTATTTGGGCACATCCGAGCTGTTTTTGCGCATTGATGCCGCATCCGTGGCGGCGGGTAACCTCAACCTCAACGACTTCGCCGCCCTTCAGCGCTACTTTTGGCATCAGGTACACATCACACCGGCGGTCTCCACCCTCTACTACGGCAACGCGGAGGGCAATTTTTTGCAGGTTGAGCGCGGCAACCCTTCCACGGTCTCCGTGCGAACAACGGCAACGGCTCCCAACTGGAGAATTTACACCCTGAACAAGCAGGGCCAGCGCGATCGCTTCGTTAGCTCCCGGCCCTACGACCCCCGTAAACGCCCTTGGTATCGGGCTGCTGTGGCTCGGGGGGGCTTGGCCTGGTCGCCCATTTATGTGTTCACGGAGCCGCCGGTTTTGGGCATTACTCCGGCCTTGCCCGTTTACACCAGCAACCCCAGTACGGTGACCGCCAGTGGCACACCGCTGACCACGGAAACGCTCAAGGGTGTGCTGGCGATCGACCTTCCCTTGGAGCAGCTTTCCACCTTTTTACGGGGTCTGAAGGTAGGGCGAACCGGAGAAATGTTTATTGTGGAGCGGTTGACCGGGGCCCTGGTGGCCACGTCATCCGAGGAACCCCTGTTCTTGCGGGATGCCCAAAACCAACCCCAGCGGCTGAAACCGGAGGAGAGCCGCGATCCTCGAATTCGGGCAGCGGGTGAGTTTTTGCGGGAGCGCTTTGGCACCTATCGCCAGGTCAGCAAGCGATATCAGGGCATTGTGCGACCGAAGGGGAGCGATCGTGTCTTCATCGATGTGTTGCCCCTGGAAAATGACTATGGACTTGACTGGGTGACTGTGACGGTTGTCCCCGAGCGGGATTTCACATCCCAAATCCAGGAAAATACCCGCATCACCGCTCTGCTCTGTTTGGGCGCTTTAGGCTTGGCCGTCTTAATGGCGATCGCCACCACACGCTGGATTGTGGATCCCGTTAGTCGCATCAGCCGGGCCGCCGAGGCGATCGCTGAGGGCAATTTAAATCAGACCGCCGCCGCCAGCCCAATTCTGGAGGTCGATCGCCTGGCCGAGTCCTTTAACCGCATGGCCTTTCAGTTGCGGCAGGCCTTCGCCGCCTGGGAGGAAGCCAACCAAAATCTAGAGCTGAAGGTGCAACAACGCACCGCCGCCCTCACCCTTTCGGAAGCCAAGCTGCAAGAAAAGGAACGGTATTTGCGGCTAATTCTCGACAGCATTCCCCAACATGTGTTTTGGAAAGATACCGATCTGGTCTTTCAGGGTTGCAACAAAAACTGGGCAGAAGCGGCGGGGCTGGAAAACCCTGAAGCAGTGATTGGGCTAACGGATTTTGACCTGGTGCGAGATCCAGAGGCAGCGGAGGCCTTTCGGGAGCAAGATCGTCGGGTGATTGAGAGCGATCGACCCGTTTGGCACGCGATCGCCCCCAAGCAAAAACCGGGAGCCACGGGCGAAACCATTTGGCTAGATATCAGCAAAATTCCGATTCACGACAATCAACGCCGCGTGATTGGGTTGTTGGGGGTGGTGGAAGATATCACCTTACGCAAACAGGCCGAAGAAGCCCTGCGCCGGGAACAGGAAAAATCAGAGCGATTGCTGTTGAATATCCTGCCCCGCACCGTGGCCGATCGCCTAAAGCAAAATGTGCAGCCCGATGGATCCACGGAATCGGAACCGATCGCCCAACATTTTGAAGAAGTCAGCATTCTGTTTGCGGACATCGTGGGTTTCACGCCCCTCTCATCCCAACTGCCCCCGATCGATCTGGTGACCTGGTTGAACCGCATCTTTTCCCAGTTTGACCACCTGGCAGAACGCCATCACCTGGAAAAAATCAAAACCCTCGGAGATGCCTACATGGTGGCGGCCGGGCTGCCCCTGCCCATGGAAGATCCCACCGCAGCCATGGCTAACATGGCGCTGGATATGCAGCGGGTGATTCACGGCTTTCAGGATGAGTTTCAGCAAACCTTGGGGCGATCGCTGGAAATTCGCATTGGCATGAACACCGGGCCCGTAATTGCAGGTGTAATTGGCATTCGTAAGTTTATCTATGACCTGTGGGGCGATACGGTCAACATTGCCAGTCGCATGGAGTCTCAGGGCTTGGCCAGCCGAATTCAGGTGACCGAAACGGTGTATCAGGCCCTACGCGATCGCTATGAGTTTGAATCCCGAGGCGAGATTGATGTGAAGGGCCGCGGCCCCATGCGCACCTATTGGCTCACGGGTCGCCAAACCACCGCCGTTGTGGATGTGGTGGCCGCTGCGATCGATTCTGGCCCAGAGTTTTAGCGCACGCACGCTTCAGAAAATCCTCATTAGAAAATCCTCATTATTGGTTGATTAACCCCTGGTGATCGCTCCTCTGGGCCCGATCGAGGCCGAATTGGTGATCCTGACTTTCCCCCAACGGCCGCGAAGTAATCAGTTGGCGGATTCGATCGCCCGATCGAGTCCTTCCGTTGGCACTCACAGTCTTCCGTTGGAGAAGTTGGTTATGGCTTGCAAATGGACTTGCGCAGTGATGGGTTCGATCGCCCTGTTGGTCACCACCGCCACCCTGGCCCCCTTGCCCACCCGGGCAGAAATGCCGGAAGTGGTGTGGATGGTGGGGCCCGCTGAGAATGTGGAAATTGTGACCGGCGAGATTCAAGATTTGGTGGGCGATCGGGTGCGATTGTTGCTGACCGATGGTTCCACGCGCTTGGTGGGCATTACCCAGCTCGATCGCACCCGACTGGGCCTCGATCCGGGAGATCAAATCACCTTGGCCTTGGTCGATGGTCGTTTCTTTGCCCAAGCCGTTGCCCTGGGAAACGATGCCCTTGTGATTCGCAATGGCTCCATTCAACTGGCCAATGCTGACAGCGCCTACGTCAGCACCAGTCAAGCCAGCGTGACCACGACCACCACCGTGCAACAACGCACCGTACAACGCAGCGGCCAACAAACCACTGTTCAACAAACCACCGTCATCCCCGATCGCCCCGCACAACCAATTCGCGGCATGTGGTAACTGCTGATTTGCTGATGAACCCATTGACGGGTCGATTTTTCCGTTCCTTGCTGTCCCAGGTTGCCTAGCTCAAAAGAACAGCACAACCCTAGAACCCACACCTGCAAACCCATAAAAAAACCAGCAACGCCCACTGATCAGCGGACTGATCGCGGACGTTGCTGGATTTTTTTGAATTGGAAGCACCCAGGGCCGCACAAGGCCATCGCGCAAGAAGCGATCGCGCTTAGGCCCGTCGTTAGTCGGCTATTGAGCTTTTTGCTAATGAGAGATTGATGTGTCAACTGTGATGCACTTGATCGTCCACTGGCGCTGCGATGTAGGAGTCGATCGCCAAGGGAAGGTCAACAGTCATCACCCACCAATCAATAACAAATCACCAATTAATCCACGTTTCCGTGCATCCATCCCCCAAGACGATTTGCACCTTAACTTTGCCCGAATTGCAGAACAGCCACGACCTCAAACGTCTGATTTCAGGCTCCACACAACGCGGGTTTCAGTTTTGTTGCCATGGACTTAGCGGGCCGCAGCGGCCACCATTCCCAAAGCAGGCACATCCCCTTCTTGATCGCCCCAGAGCCGAAGACTCGGGAACAGGAAGTGGTTTTCTTCAACGTATTGCGCTCCGAACAACCCTTTTTCGGCCCAAAAGTAGCGATCCGTGGTGTGTTCGTTGCGCTTCACCAACACCAAAGCGGGGGGATGAATTCCCTCTGCCTTAATGAATTTGCGAGCGGCCGTGACCGGCTTATCTTCGCCACATTCGATGCTATACTGTGGCACATTCTCAAGAATCCGTCGCCCTTCTTGCCGCCGACGGCTCTTGCGCTTGCGTCTCCTTGCCAACCTCCTTACCTCCCGTGCCAAGATAAGTGTAGTGACGGTTACAAAAGCCGTGCAAAGTATATCGCCTTTGCGCCAAAATTTCAACTTGTTTTAATTGATCGACATGAATTCAATTACAATGTTTTATTCTGTCGATTTCTTAGCAGTTTGATTGTGAGTGCTGGCCCATCCAGAAACCTAGAGACCGCCTGGATTTTGCACAATTGTCGCCCCAGGTTCTTGCGATCCCTCGCGGCTTTTTAATGGTTTTTAATCAGTTTAGATGGAGCAATTTGAATAGAAGCGGTTTGAGATAGCTCCAGCTTAAGGAGTTCTCAAGCCTTGGGGAGAGCAACGCCGTAATTCTTCACAAAGCCGGCGATCTCCCCATGCGGGAAACCGGGCGCGGCCGCTCCCCAATCCCTGGCAACCGCGAATGTTCCCCGATGGAGGCCCCCAGGGGGGAGTGGCGAGCAATGGCGAGTTCAACCTTTTTGGCCCTGTGCCAAGCGCAGTTGGCCTTGATGGCGGAAACGCTGCACCTGGGACGGGGTGTGGTGTATTTGGCGCAGGATTGGTCGGGAACGGCGGAACCGGCTTGGATGCCGGTGTTGGAATATCCGGCTCGGGCCAAGACGCAGTTTTTGGGGGAAACGGGAACGGGCCGATCGCGCAGTCGGGGCCGATCGCGGTTGCTGTCGGGGTCGGGCCCTTGGGCAGCGGCTCCGGCGGAGATCACCTCTGCGATCGCGCCTGAGACTGAGGTTAGTCACCAAGCGGGCGATCGGCCGGACGTGCTGGACTTCTCGATCGCGCCGGAAGCAATTCCTCCGGCGGTTAACCAGATCACGGATGCTGACTATTCAGCCTCTGCCCATTCCACCAATTCCCATTCAGCCAATTCCCATTCAGCCGTTGACCCCGCGTTGAATCCCCTATTCAATCCCCAACCCCACCCGGGCCGATTGGTGCTGCCCTTGGCCCGAGGGGGGATGATGTTGGGGCTGTTGGTGCTCGATCGCCCTAAACCTTGGACTCCCAAAGATCGCCAGCAGGCGGGGCGGGTGGCGGTGACCTTGGCGGCGGCCTGCGAACTCGATCGCCGCAATCAACTGCTGGAGGCGGCCTATCGCCAACAACAGACCACGCAACAGCGCCAGGCGGAATTACTACATAATTGGCTGCACCAGTTTCGCAATCCCCTGACGGCCATTCGGACATTCGGCAAGTTGGTGCTGAAGCGGTTGGGGGGCGAGGATCGATCACGCCCACATCTGGAAAGCTTGCTGCGGGAGGGCGATCGACTCCAAGGGATGTTGACGGACTTTAGCCAAGTGATTGATACGCCGGACTGGACAGGGGCAGCGGCCCCCAGTGCCGACCAGCATTCACCGTCAGAATTGCCCGCCCCCACCGAAAACAGGGCGGCCCTGCTGTTGCCGGGGGTGACGATCGCCCCTTGGCCAGTCGAGGCCTTGGTGATGGATGCGATTGCGGCGGCGGAAGCGGTGGCGATCGAACGCGGGCGATCGTTTCAAATGTCGTTACCCGCCGATTTGCCGCCGGTTTTGGCCGATGGCACGGCTTGGCGAGAGGTGTTTAGCAATTTGCTGGATAACGCCATCAAATACGCCTGCGATCGGGGTCGGGTGCAGGTGCTGGCCCGGGTCGCCGCTTGGCAAGATGCGCCCGCGGCCGGGTGGGGTCTGGCGCTGGTGGTCAGCAATCAGGGCAACAATATCCCGCCAACAGACTTGGAGCGGCTGTTTCAGCGCGGTTTTCGGGGAATTCAGGCCGCCAGCCCGATTCCAGGCACGGGGTTGGGTTTGGCGATCGCCCGTCAGTTGATGACGCAGATGGGCGGCCGCTTGGAACTGTTTAGCCCCCCGATCGCCCTACCTGCTCGGTTGCGGTTGCGGGAAACTCCCGATCGACTCCTTCCCCCGATCGCTCAGGGAACGATGGCCGTGGCTTGGTTGCCCCTGGCGGAAACGAATTCACCGCCTCCT
This window harbors:
- a CDS encoding DUF3155 domain-containing protein; its protein translation is MARRRKRKSRRRQEGRRILENVPQYSIECGEDKPVTAARKFIKAEGIHPPALVLVKRNEHTTDRYFWAEKGLFGAQYVEENHFLFPSLRLWGDQEGDVPALGMVAAAAR
- a CDS encoding adenylate/guanylate cyclase domain-containing protein; its protein translation is MKLVQPIQSIPKRFRQLRLRWLVVPLVLQVAGAVGLTGWLSLRNGQRAVNDLAARLSGEIAAKVEQHVQGYLGTSELFLRIDAASVAAGNLNLNDFAALQRYFWHQVHITPAVSTLYYGNAEGNFLQVERGNPSTVSVRTTATAPNWRIYTLNKQGQRDRFVSSRPYDPRKRPWYRAAVARGGLAWSPIYVFTEPPVLGITPALPVYTSNPSTVTASGTPLTTETLKGVLAIDLPLEQLSTFLRGLKVGRTGEMFIVERLTGALVATSSEEPLFLRDAQNQPQRLKPEESRDPRIRAAGEFLRERFGTYRQVSKRYQGIVRPKGSDRVFIDVLPLENDYGLDWVTVTVVPERDFTSQIQENTRITALLCLGALGLAVLMAIATTRWIVDPVSRISRAAEAIAEGNLNQTAAASPILEVDRLAESFNRMAFQLRQAFAAWEEANQNLELKVQQRTAALTLSEAKLQEKERYLRLILDSIPQHVFWKDTDLVFQGCNKNWAEAAGLENPEAVIGLTDFDLVRDPEAAEAFREQDRRVIESDRPVWHAIAPKQKPGATGETIWLDISKIPIHDNQRRVIGLLGVVEDITLRKQAEEALRREQEKSERLLLNILPRTVADRLKQNVQPDGSTESEPIAQHFEEVSILFADIVGFTPLSSQLPPIDLVTWLNRIFSQFDHLAERHHLEKIKTLGDAYMVAAGLPLPMEDPTAAMANMALDMQRVIHGFQDEFQQTLGRSLEIRIGMNTGPVIAGVIGIRKFIYDLWGDTVNIASRMESQGLASRIQVTETVYQALRDRYEFESRGEIDVKGRGPMRTYWLTGRQTTAVVDVVAAAIDSGPEF
- a CDS encoding sensor histidine kinase KdpD translates to MASSTFLALCQAQLALMAETLHLGRGVVYLAQDWSGTAEPAWMPVLEYPARAKTQFLGETGTGRSRSRGRSRLLSGSGPWAAAPAEITSAIAPETEVSHQAGDRPDVLDFSIAPEAIPPAVNQITDADYSASAHSTNSHSANSHSAVDPALNPLFNPQPHPGRLVLPLARGGMMLGLLVLDRPKPWTPKDRQQAGRVAVTLAAACELDRRNQLLEAAYRQQQTTQQRQAELLHNWLHQFRNPLTAIRTFGKLVLKRLGGEDRSRPHLESLLREGDRLQGMLTDFSQVIDTPDWTGAAAPSADQHSPSELPAPTENRAALLLPGVTIAPWPVEALVMDAIAAAEAVAIERGRSFQMSLPADLPPVLADGTAWREVFSNLLDNAIKYACDRGRVQVLARVAAWQDAPAAGWGLALVVSNQGNNIPPTDLERLFQRGFRGIQAASPIPGTGLGLAIARQLMTQMGGRLELFSPPIALPARLRLRETPDRLLPPIAQGTMAVAWLPLAETNSPPPELTSE